A single Sulfurimonas crateris DNA region contains:
- a CDS encoding peptidoglycan DD-metalloendopeptidase family protein, which translates to MRRFFIFFIFATSLFGAQVETYRWNNGETYLMFLEKNSLPLKPLYYNLDEDEQQLTEEIYSGVHYQISKEKNGEISQVFIPLNDELQIHIYKNNAEYFFETLPIISETRVEAFTLKIEHSPYLDIIKETGSVKLATIFVSSFKHSLNFKRDLRKGDTLAMIYEQKYRLGKPFSMPTLKAAMIEMRGKKHYIYLNDDGRFYNEDAKEIEGFLLGNPVRGARISSRFTKRRFHPVLKKYRAHLGVDYAASRGTPIAAAGSGRVIFIGETRGYGKLIKVQHEDGYMSLYAHQSSFRKGIRKGSYVKKGQIIGYVGSTGLSTGPHLHFGLYKNNRAIDPLRVVQVATKKLSGKEKTAFLQLKSNYDESINLHIANETKFARVGAPQSVCYFYNGELCVQDRTGSNS; encoded by the coding sequence ATGAGACGATTTTTTATATTTTTTATATTTGCAACATCCCTTTTTGGGGCACAGGTCGAGACTTACCGCTGGAACAACGGCGAGACATACCTTATGTTTTTAGAGAAGAACTCCCTTCCGCTAAAACCGCTCTACTACAACTTGGATGAAGATGAGCAACAACTTACCGAAGAGATCTATTCAGGCGTTCACTACCAGATATCAAAAGAGAAAAACGGGGAAATTTCTCAAGTTTTTATACCTCTAAATGATGAGTTGCAGATCCACATCTACAAAAATAACGCTGAGTACTTTTTTGAGACGCTGCCTATAATCAGCGAGACAAGAGTCGAGGCATTTACCCTAAAAATAGAGCACTCACCATATCTTGACATTATAAAAGAGACGGGTTCTGTTAAACTTGCAACCATTTTTGTCTCAAGCTTTAAACACTCGCTAAACTTCAAAAGAGACCTTCGCAAAGGTGATACATTGGCGATGATATATGAGCAGAAATATCGTCTTGGAAAGCCATTCTCCATGCCGACACTAAAAGCCGCAATGATAGAGATGAGAGGCAAAAAGCACTACATCTACTTAAATGACGACGGCAGATTTTATAATGAAGATGCAAAAGAGATAGAGGGTTTTCTGCTTGGCAATCCGGTAAGAGGAGCTAGAATATCTTCACGCTTTACAAAAAGAAGATTTCATCCTGTTTTGAAAAAATATCGTGCCCATTTGGGAGTTGATTATGCTGCTTCAAGAGGCACTCCAATCGCAGCTGCAGGAAGCGGAAGAGTCATCTTTATAGGAGAAACAAGAGGGTATGGCAAACTGATAAAAGTTCAACATGAAGATGGCTATATGAGTCTATATGCACATCAAAGCTCATTTAGAAAAGGTATTAGAAAAGGCTCTTATGTAAAAAAGGGTCAGATCATCGGTTATGTCGGAAGTACCGGGCTCTCAACCGGTCCGCATCTCCATTTTGGACTATATAAAAACAACCGAGCCATTGATCCTCTTCGCGTAGTTCAAGTTGCAACCAAAAAACTCTCGGGCAAGGAAAAAACAGCATTTCTGCAGCTAAAATCAAACTATGACGAGAGCATAAATCTGCATATTGCAAATGAGACAAAATTTGCAAGAGTCGGTGCACCGCAGAGTGTCTGCTACTTTTATAACGGAGAGCTATGTGTACAAGATAGAACGGGTTCAAACTCTTAA
- the flgC gene encoding flagellar basal body rod protein FlgC, whose product MSNFLSSFDISGYGLSAQRVRVNTISQNIANAQTTRTDEGGPYRRKEVVFKAINFNEEFNKAINGMSESAKYQDPLNEGEFGKKVNPAIMSVIVDKISRDDREPNLKYEPNHPDADANGYVAYPNINPVIEMADLVEATRSYQANVAAFESSKNMANSAISLLQ is encoded by the coding sequence ATGTCAAATTTTTTAAGCAGTTTTGATATCAGCGGTTACGGACTATCTGCCCAGAGAGTTCGTGTAAATACAATCTCTCAAAACATTGCAAACGCTCAGACGACCAGAACTGACGAGGGCGGACCATACAGAAGAAAAGAGGTCGTATTTAAAGCGATAAACTTCAATGAAGAGTTCAACAAAGCAATCAATGGCATGAGTGAGAGTGCAAAATATCAAGACCCGCTAAATGAGGGTGAATTCGGTAAAAAGGTAAATCCTGCTATAATGAGCGTTATAGTTGATAAGATCTCACGCGACGACAGAGAGCCCAACTTAAAGTATGAGCCGAATCATCCTGATGCAGACGCTAACGGCTATGTGGCATACCCTAACATTAATCCTGTTATCGAAATGGCCGATCTAGTAGAAGCAACTAGAAGTTATCAAGCCAACGTCGCGGCTTTCGAGAGTTCTAAAAACATGGCAAACAGCGCAATTTCGCTGTTGCAATAA
- a CDS encoding plasminogen-binding N-terminal domain-containing protein, giving the protein MKQIVVLLIVALELFGVVVKSPVIGINEDATEVTIEIEKIDVGVSGFIVHGIDGEHTTILKNAVVKSFDEKSKTAKVAISEFNALSSSALPSGRWDVKVGDTAVLAFGYTRALLIAPNEDIYYRVTKSSNVQWIHPDIFATVLSFNGHPTPLRSDFTQMSKISSVGLVFIYLDERVYTLDAKSFKILAITDAKLEQKEVNLPFYMRVPEIDANWWGEGSDELEEYEPHYYELMVKANPANKELYEIVKSGGEKLEDIVEEFDFEGKKDDRKKTFGLF; this is encoded by the coding sequence ATGAAGCAGATAGTTGTCCTTTTAATTGTAGCCTTAGAGCTTTTTGGAGTTGTTGTAAAATCCCCTGTTATTGGAATAAATGAGGATGCAACAGAAGTTACGATCGAGATTGAAAAGATCGATGTTGGGGTGAGCGGTTTTATCGTTCACGGGATCGATGGAGAGCATACTACCATCTTAAAAAATGCCGTAGTGAAGAGTTTTGATGAGAAGAGCAAAACTGCAAAAGTAGCTATCAGCGAATTTAATGCACTAAGCAGCAGCGCCCTGCCAAGCGGAAGATGGGATGTTAAAGTCGGTGATACGGCTGTTTTGGCTTTTGGTTATACAAGAGCTCTTCTTATTGCTCCAAACGAAGATATATACTACAGAGTGACAAAAAGTTCAAATGTTCAGTGGATACATCCGGACATTTTTGCTACTGTTCTATCGTTTAACGGACACCCCACGCCACTTAGAAGTGATTTTACCCAGATGAGCAAAATCTCGTCTGTGGGCTTGGTTTTTATCTATCTGGATGAGAGAGTCTATACGCTAGATGCAAAAAGCTTTAAAATATTGGCTATTACGGATGCAAAACTAGAGCAAAAAGAGGTAAACCTTCCTTTTTATATGAGAGTCCCTGAAATTGATGCCAATTGGTGGGGAGAGGGAAGTGACGAGCTCGAAGAGTATGAGCCTCACTACTATGAACTGATGGTAAAAGCAAATCCAGCTAACAAAGAGCTTTATGAGATAGTAAAAAGCGGCGGTGAAAAACTAGAAGATATAGTTGAAGAATTTGATTTTGAAGGGAAAAAAGATGATAGAAAAAAAACATTTGGACTATTTTAA
- the fliE gene encoding flagellar hook-basal body complex protein FliE — MSSIENISGISSADLLKQKSKIEGVGGEDFAKTLKSAINEVNELQEKGDKAVGDMATGQVKDLHQAALAIGKAETSMKLMLEIRNKALSAYKELGRTQL, encoded by the coding sequence ATGAGTAGTATTGAGAACATTTCAGGCATCTCCTCCGCCGATCTGTTAAAACAAAAAAGTAAGATAGAGGGTGTTGGCGGTGAGGATTTTGCCAAAACACTTAAATCTGCCATCAATGAAGTTAACGAACTTCAAGAAAAGGGTGACAAGGCGGTCGGTGATATGGCAACGGGACAGGTCAAAGATCTGCACCAAGCTGCACTTGCCATCGGAAAAGCAGAAACCAGTATGAAGCTTATGCTAGAAATTCGCAACAAAGCGCTAAGTGCCTACAAAGAGCTAGGCAGAACTCAACTCTAA
- a CDS encoding primosomal protein N': MNYYNITLLNSPLDAFTYQSQNTIDIGTKVKVKFRNREVYGVVLASCKEPDFKTSDILEISDSIYSQKQISLARFISTYYFCSLGEAFGVMLPYESGVHSHAEHGNERVLPQITLSTKQNEALEFLKKHKTALLFGDTGSGKTEIYMKYFEEMMEQKKRSIFLMPEISLTPQMNQRLHKHFGDAVVMWHSKLTPKQKKESLRKIHDGSAKIIAGPRSALFLPVKDLGLIVVDEEHDESYKSSSRPRYNARDIAIYMGKIYDVGVVLGSATPSLTTYVKFPHFRLRGGHFSSKKEFLYERSSEKLSPIILNSLQKTLEAKEQAILFLPTRANFKYLICSDCGHTYKCEFCSVGMSIHHKTRSINCHYCNFALSIPQECSECKSPNLISSRLGTAEVVKEIQSEFDEVNVEQFDRDVITTANKLKEALKRFNDKEIDILVGTQMISKGHDYHGVSLAVVLGLDNMLNMSDYRAREKALSTLVQVAGRSGRKESAKVLVQTFNEDFFNAYIERYEDFLEDEKEYRKELYPPYKKLCRILFSHKNGIKASEAMQQMQESLRRFSNVEIVGFGKCGIERVADKYRFEILLRSDKSTDIIKAISACKNTMAEVDMDPIEFG, from the coding sequence TTGAACTACTACAACATAACACTCCTTAACTCTCCGTTAGATGCCTTTACCTACCAAAGCCAAAATACCATAGATATCGGCACAAAAGTAAAAGTAAAATTTAGAAACAGGGAAGTTTATGGGGTTGTGCTTGCCTCATGTAAAGAGCCCGATTTTAAAACAAGCGATATATTAGAGATCAGCGACTCCATCTACTCACAAAAACAGATCTCCCTTGCCAGATTTATCTCAACTTACTATTTTTGTTCACTTGGGGAAGCGTTTGGGGTTATGTTGCCTTATGAGTCTGGTGTGCATTCCCACGCGGAGCATGGGAACGAGAGAGTGTTACCGCAGATAACTCTTTCAACCAAACAAAACGAAGCACTGGAATTTTTGAAAAAGCACAAAACTGCACTCCTCTTTGGCGATACGGGAAGCGGAAAAACAGAGATATATATGAAGTACTTTGAAGAGATGATGGAGCAGAAGAAGCGCTCTATATTTCTTATGCCAGAAATTTCTCTTACTCCACAGATGAACCAGAGACTCCATAAGCATTTTGGGGATGCAGTCGTTATGTGGCACTCAAAGCTCACACCAAAACAGAAAAAAGAGTCTCTGAGAAAAATTCATGACGGAAGTGCGAAGATTATAGCAGGTCCTCGTTCTGCGCTGTTTCTGCCAGTGAAAGATTTAGGGCTGATAGTCGTAGATGAGGAGCATGATGAGAGCTATAAATCATCTTCACGCCCTCGTTACAATGCAAGAGATATTGCCATCTATATGGGAAAAATATATGATGTTGGCGTTGTTTTGGGAAGTGCTACGCCGAGTTTGACGACCTATGTAAAGTTTCCACATTTTAGACTTAGAGGCGGGCACTTTAGCTCTAAAAAAGAGTTTTTGTATGAGCGTTCAAGCGAAAAACTCTCGCCCATCATACTGAATAGTCTGCAAAAAACGCTAGAAGCAAAAGAGCAGGCGATACTTTTTCTGCCTACTCGTGCAAACTTCAAGTATCTTATCTGCTCTGATTGCGGGCATACATATAAGTGCGAATTTTGCAGTGTCGGGATGAGCATTCATCATAAAACGAGGTCTATAAATTGCCACTACTGCAACTTTGCTCTCTCAATCCCGCAGGAGTGTTCGGAGTGTAAAAGCCCGAATCTTATAAGTTCAAGACTTGGGACGGCGGAGGTTGTAAAAGAGATACAGAGTGAGTTTGATGAGGTAAATGTAGAGCAGTTTGACAGAGATGTCATTACAACAGCAAACAAGCTAAAGGAGGCACTAAAACGATTTAACGACAAAGAGATAGATATACTTGTCGGAACGCAGATGATAAGCAAGGGGCATGATTATCATGGCGTCTCTTTAGCCGTTGTTTTAGGGCTTGACAATATGCTAAATATGAGTGATTACAGAGCAAGAGAAAAGGCGCTCTCCACACTTGTTCAAGTAGCTGGAAGAAGTGGGAGAAAAGAGAGTGCAAAAGTGCTTGTTCAAACATTCAACGAAGATTTTTTTAATGCATACATAGAGAGATATGAAGATTTTTTAGAGGATGAGAAAGAGTACAGAAAAGAGCTCTATCCGCCCTATAAAAAATTGTGCCGTATTCTCTTTTCACACAAAAACGGCATTAAAGCAAGCGAAGCTATGCAACAGATGCAAGAGTCTTTAAGAAGGTTTTCAAATGTAGAGATAGTCGGGTTTGGAAAGTGCGGCATTGAGCGGGTTGCCGATAAGTACAGATTTGAGATACTTCTGCGTTCAGATAAAAGCACCGATATCATTAAAGCTATTTCTGCATGTAAGAACACTATGGCAGAAGTAGATATGGACCCTATCGAATTTGGCTGA
- a CDS encoding FAD-linked oxidase C-terminal domain-containing protein, whose protein sequence is MIEKKHLDYFKSVVGDENIYSDKAHLIAYSYDATREHFEPDAVIFPRDEDDISKVLKYCNEHRIVIVPRGAGSGFTGGALPSSGGVVLAMEKHMNKILEIDMKNMVAVVQPGVINMDLQRAVEEVGLFYPPDPASQEYSSIGGNVSENAGGMRAAKYGITKDYVMATRAVLPNGDIIKAGKRTIKDVAGYNISGILIASEGTLAVLSEITLRLIPKPKMTKTAMGIFNSVSDAMNAVYKTMASGVTPVAMEFLDNLTIRAVEQTFKKGLPVDAGALLVTDVDGNLEDDLDFQLAVIEKVFKENGCYEFRIAKDKKEAGDLWFARRNASPALSVYGSKKLNEDVTVPRSALPELLEKFYAIADKYNVKIPCFGHTGDGNVHTNVMVDGKDPEQVKIAYQAIEEVFQATVDLGGTLSGEHGIGLAKAPYMSMAFTPEEMALFKSIKMAFDPNNILNPAKMGLS, encoded by the coding sequence ATGATAGAAAAAAAACATTTGGACTATTTTAAGAGCGTTGTTGGTGATGAAAATATCTATAGCGATAAAGCACATCTAATAGCCTACTCTTATGATGCAACTCGTGAGCACTTTGAGCCAGATGCCGTTATATTTCCAAGAGATGAGGATGATATAAGCAAGGTTTTAAAGTACTGCAACGAACATAGAATCGTTATAGTTCCCCGCGGAGCGGGAAGCGGTTTTACAGGCGGAGCACTTCCAAGCAGCGGCGGAGTTGTCCTTGCTATGGAAAAACATATGAATAAAATCCTAGAGATCGATATGAAAAATATGGTCGCGGTCGTTCAACCGGGTGTGATAAATATGGACTTGCAGCGTGCCGTCGAAGAGGTCGGACTCTTTTATCCGCCCGATCCTGCTTCTCAGGAGTACTCAAGCATAGGCGGGAATGTCAGCGAAAATGCAGGCGGTATGAGAGCTGCAAAGTATGGCATCACGAAAGATTACGTTATGGCAACTCGCGCCGTGCTTCCAAACGGCGACATTATTAAAGCTGGAAAAAGAACCATCAAAGATGTGGCAGGTTATAACATCAGCGGTATCTTAATAGCTTCAGAGGGGACTTTGGCAGTTCTAAGCGAGATCACTCTAAGACTTATCCCTAAACCTAAGATGACAAAAACGGCGATGGGTATCTTTAATAGTGTGAGCGATGCTATGAATGCCGTATATAAAACTATGGCAAGCGGTGTGACACCTGTTGCTATGGAGTTTTTAGACAACTTGACCATCCGTGCGGTTGAGCAGACTTTCAAAAAGGGTCTTCCTGTTGATGCGGGCGCACTTTTGGTAACAGACGTGGATGGAAATTTGGAAGATGATCTTGATTTTCAACTCGCCGTGATTGAGAAGGTCTTTAAAGAGAACGGCTGTTATGAGTTCAGAATAGCAAAAGATAAAAAAGAGGCGGGCGATCTCTGGTTTGCAAGACGCAACGCTTCTCCTGCGCTTAGTGTTTACGGAAGTAAAAAACTAAACGAAGATGTTACCGTTCCGCGCTCAGCTCTGCCTGAACTTTTAGAGAAGTTTTATGCGATAGCCGACAAATATAATGTAAAGATTCCTTGTTTTGGGCATACCGGAGACGGCAACGTTCATACGAACGTAATGGTTGATGGAAAAGACCCTGAGCAGGTAAAAATCGCTTACCAAGCAATAGAAGAGGTGTTTCAGGCAACCGTCGATCTTGGAGGAACATTAAGCGGAGAGCATGGAATAGGGCTTGCAAAAGCACCATATATGTCTATGGCATTTACGCCTGAAGAGATGGCACTTTTTAAATCTATAAAGATGGCGTTTGATCCAAACAATATTCTAAACCCTGCAAAGATGGGATTGAGTTAA
- a CDS encoding DUF4172 domain-containing protein, which produces MKTDQSTASLENELKWIWQSSNFPNFTYDNVNLDSLTYKFGQLKMVENFMNRSDSNELLLEVLLDEAIATSAIEGEILQRSSVRSSINKLLKLGLEDDYSYTVQSDNLIEILIDAKSNKEPLTKKRLSAWHKALFPTGSSGLRDITIGAYRNDAQDMQIVSGPWEKEKTHYIAPPSSSIDRLMEDFLKWLNTKDEQNSIYKAIVAHLYFVLIHPFDDGNGRIARAITDYVLAGSNLANAKFYSISTIIYKNRKEYYDVLDYVCKNTNQDITLWIEWFVKLLEISIDETLQKVEVVQTKAKFWDKHRAEKLNDRQKKVILKMLSYLPEKFEGGMRVNKYMSLTKSQRLTASRDIADLVQKGIFESFGKGRGVYYELKI; this is translated from the coding sequence ATGAAAACAGATCAAAGCACAGCTTCTTTAGAAAATGAATTAAAATGGATATGGCAGAGCAGTAACTTTCCAAATTTTACTTATGATAATGTCAATCTTGATAGTCTGACTTATAAGTTTGGTCAGCTTAAGATGGTAGAGAATTTTATGAATCGGAGCGATTCAAATGAATTGCTACTTGAGGTACTTCTTGATGAGGCAATAGCAACATCCGCTATTGAAGGGGAAATACTTCAAAGATCATCGGTTCGTTCATCTATCAATAAGCTTTTAAAACTTGGACTTGAAGATGATTATAGTTATACCGTACAATCTGATAATCTAATAGAGATACTCATAGATGCAAAATCAAATAAAGAGCCATTAACTAAAAAAAGATTATCTGCATGGCATAAAGCACTTTTTCCTACAGGAAGCTCAGGATTAAGAGATATCACAATAGGCGCATACAGAAATGATGCCCAAGATATGCAAATAGTATCTGGTCCTTGGGAAAAAGAGAAAACTCACTACATAGCACCACCATCAAGTAGTATAGATAGACTCATGGAAGATTTTTTAAAATGGCTCAACACTAAAGATGAACAAAACAGTATCTATAAAGCTATAGTAGCTCATCTTTACTTTGTACTAATACACCCATTTGACGATGGAAACGGAAGAATCGCTAGAGCCATAACTGATTATGTACTAGCTGGGTCAAATTTGGCAAATGCAAAGTTTTATTCTATCTCTACCATTATTTATAAAAATAGAAAAGAGTACTATGATGTTCTGGATTATGTTTGTAAAAATACAAATCAAGATATTACACTATGGATAGAATGGTTTGTAAAACTTCTTGAAATATCTATCGATGAAACCCTTCAAAAAGTCGAAGTAGTACAAACAAAAGCAAAGTTTTGGGATAAACACAGAGCTGAAAAATTAAATGACAGACAAAAAAAAGTGATACTCAAAATGCTCTCATATCTTCCAGAAAAATTTGAAGGTGGTATGAGGGTAAATAAATATATGAGCTTAACCAAATCCCAAAGACTCACAGCTAGTAGGGATATAGCAGATTTAGTTCAAAAAGGAATCTTTGAGAGTTTTGGAAAAGGTCGGGGTGTATATTATGAACTTAAAATATAA
- a CDS encoding peptidoglycan D,D-transpeptidase FtsI family protein, whose translation MNNQNANTENKSKKIFILYSLIVLGFLLFLGVMLLTTLKPRDLPSLYTKESSKAIRGSIISADGFHIASTVKLYKAVVNTHYIDPKKRDLFIELFSIYSGIDAKEIKKKISKQKGVVVLSYNIEQKAAQYLKQLAYELRRLNVFVERKNPITGRTSLHGLSIIESGESREYPYGKLLTPIIGYPHKVEDDGYTYVKGVKGIEKKFENELQAKQDELSQGKRDVNGYIILNKDSFTKPEIKGLDVKLNIPIALQLRVEKMLDRMKIELEAREVIAAVMDTKSAKVITMASSNRFMPKAIQKSDYPSLNSSMIEYSFEPGSVIKTITFALLLDKGLVNPYDLVNGHNGRYKIGKKVITDEHKFDWLSAENVIVHSSNIGIAQLAQKLSGVAFNQGLLDFGFASKSTPDLVYEKAGSVPHIMQLENEIYKATCSYGYGMRANLMQLIRAYSVFNNNGRMVTPRVVESFIDHYNREIDIPKQEQPQVIKSSTAHRVKKILIKTVNEGTGVKAKTDGLEVGGKTGTAHIVEDRKYVNEYNTAFLGFANDKNNRYTIGTIVIRPKKSQFAAQTAVPVFKNIVDTLVEEGYLKPDIIK comes from the coding sequence ATGAACAACCAAAATGCAAACACAGAGAACAAAAGTAAAAAGATATTTATACTCTATTCACTGATCGTTCTTGGATTTTTACTATTTTTAGGCGTTATGCTTCTAACCACGCTAAAGCCGCGCGACCTCCCATCTCTCTATACAAAAGAGAGCTCAAAAGCCATCAGGGGCTCCATCATAAGTGCTGATGGATTTCATATAGCTTCTACAGTAAAACTTTATAAAGCAGTCGTAAACACTCACTATATAGACCCAAAAAAGAGAGACCTTTTTATAGAACTATTTAGCATCTACTCAGGTATTGACGCAAAAGAGATAAAAAAGAAGATAAGCAAGCAAAAAGGGGTTGTAGTTCTTAGCTATAACATCGAACAAAAAGCGGCACAATATCTCAAGCAGTTGGCTTACGAGCTTAGACGACTAAATGTTTTTGTTGAGAGAAAAAATCCAATAACAGGCAGAACTTCACTCCACGGTCTTAGCATTATTGAGAGCGGAGAGAGCAGAGAGTACCCTTATGGCAAACTTTTAACACCCATCATAGGCTACCCTCATAAAGTTGAAGATGACGGATACACATACGTCAAAGGTGTCAAGGGGATAGAGAAAAAGTTTGAAAATGAACTTCAGGCAAAACAAGATGAACTAAGCCAAGGCAAAAGAGATGTGAACGGCTATATCATCCTAAACAAAGATAGTTTTACAAAACCAGAGATAAAGGGGCTTGACGTAAAACTAAATATACCGATCGCTCTTCAACTAAGAGTAGAGAAGATGCTCGACAGGATGAAGATTGAACTAGAAGCTAGAGAGGTGATAGCTGCGGTAATGGATACAAAAAGCGCTAAAGTCATCACCATGGCAAGCTCAAACAGATTTATGCCAAAAGCCATACAAAAAAGTGATTATCCTTCCCTAAACAGCTCCATGATCGAGTACAGCTTTGAGCCTGGGAGTGTTATAAAGACCATCACGTTTGCTCTCCTTTTAGATAAAGGACTTGTCAATCCTTATGATCTGGTAAACGGGCATAACGGACGCTACAAGATCGGAAAAAAAGTTATAACAGATGAGCATAAGTTTGATTGGTTAAGTGCCGAAAATGTGATCGTTCACTCATCAAACATCGGAATTGCACAGCTTGCACAAAAGCTCTCTGGAGTTGCATTCAATCAAGGTCTGCTTGATTTCGGTTTTGCGTCAAAATCTACGCCTGATCTTGTCTATGAAAAGGCAGGTTCCGTTCCTCATATAATGCAGCTTGAAAATGAGATCTATAAGGCTACCTGCTCCTACGGATACGGTATGCGTGCAAACCTGATGCAACTTATCCGCGCATACAGCGTCTTTAACAACAACGGAAGGATGGTTACGCCAAGAGTGGTGGAATCTTTTATAGATCACTACAACAGAGAGATCGATATACCAAAACAGGAACAGCCTCAAGTAATAAAAAGTTCAACTGCGCACAGAGTAAAAAAGATCTTAATCAAAACGGTCAATGAAGGAACAGGCGTAAAAGCCAAAACTGACGGCTTAGAGGTTGGAGGAAAAACAGGAACAGCACACATTGTTGAAGATAGAAAGTATGTCAACGAATATAACACGGCTTTTTTAGGTTTTGCGAATGATAAGAATAACAGATACACCATCGGAACAATTGTTATCCGACCTAAAAAAAGCCAGTTTGCAGCTCAAACGGCAGTACCTGTCTTTAAAAATATAGTTGACACACTAGTTGAAGAGGGCTACCTAAAGCCAGATATTATCAAGTAG
- the flgB gene encoding flagellar basal body rod protein FlgB, whose protein sequence is MSIQVSASQHLAAKALDYRAMRQDMISSNIANADTPFYRPRDISFEDALSEQRAQILNKNTPKLQMAQTDGAHLPLLDEKSSYMPKRFFRDGHMARNDGNSVDLDVETTEMSKNSIMFNALVNAMKKNSGIYKSVIDASSKVS, encoded by the coding sequence ATGAGCATACAAGTTTCAGCTTCACAGCATCTTGCCGCAAAAGCGCTTGACTACAGAGCGATGCGTCAGGATATGATATCTTCAAACATTGCAAACGCGGACACTCCTTTTTACAGACCAAGAGATATAAGTTTTGAAGATGCGCTCTCAGAGCAAAGAGCACAAATTTTAAACAAAAACACTCCAAAGCTTCAGATGGCTCAAACAGACGGAGCGCATCTGCCGCTCTTGGATGAGAAGAGCTCATATATGCCAAAGAGATTCTTTAGAGACGGGCATATGGCAAGAAATGACGGCAACAGTGTGGATCTTGATGTTGAAACAACAGAGATGAGCAAAAACTCCATTATGTTTAATGCTCTGGTTAATGCCATGAAGAAAAATTCAGGCATCTACAAGAGCGTAATAGATGCGTCTTCAAAAGTTAGTTAA
- a CDS encoding type II secretion system protein — MKRAGFTMIELIFVIVILGILSAVALPRLVGVAEDARIGTVEAFVATLNRSAGPTMWSNTMRSATPGSVVGLQLEDFIDIPAGITIDVNNLGGCGDNDNNTSTFNGGAIATVNSLTNVETIYCEDGNGVDAPRFSFAENDYNLSVQAN, encoded by the coding sequence ATGAAAAGAGCTGGTTTTACTATGATCGAGTTGATCTTTGTTATAGTTATTTTAGGTATTTTAAGTGCTGTTGCGCTTCCAAGATTGGTCGGTGTTGCAGAAGACGCAAGAATTGGAACTGTTGAGGCTTTCGTAGCGACTCTTAACAGAAGTGCCGGACCTACAATGTGGTCTAATACAATGAGAAGTGCTACTCCTGGTTCAGTGGTAGGGCTTCAGCTAGAAGACTTTATTGATATTCCTGCAGGCATAACTATTGATGTTAATAATCTTGGTGGTTGTGGGGATAATGACAACAATACTTCTACCTTTAATGGTGGAGCTATAGCTACTGTTAATTCTTTAACTAATGTAGAGACTATATACTGTGAAGACGGTAACGGTGTAGATGCACCAAGATTTAGTTTTGCAGAAAATGACTATAACTTGTCTGTACAAGCTAACTAG
- a CDS encoding type II secretion system protein, which yields MKFSRAFTIIELVFVIVVLGILMSIALPKLSDTVVQADIAKGRGDVATIRSAIANERKSNVIRGSASYPTTLDDATGLFGAILTYPMTNSATSGNWNKTADNQYRFYIGSTPTTFTYDPDTGIFTCTSGSNNCDDLVD from the coding sequence ATGAAATTTTCTCGCGCTTTTACTATTATAGAACTTGTTTTTGTCATAGTAGTTTTAGGCATACTTATGAGTATAGCCCTGCCTAAGTTAAGCGATACTGTTGTACAGGCTGATATTGCAAAAGGGCGTGGTGATGTTGCGACCATCCGCTCTGCTATAGCAAATGAGAGAAAAAGCAACGTGATAAGAGGAAGTGCATCTTATCCAACTACGCTTGATGACGCTACCGGACTTTTTGGTGCAATTCTGACATACCCGATGACAAATAGTGCTACCTCAGGCAATTGGAATAAGACAGCTGACAATCAATATAGATTTTATATCGGTTCTACGCCAACGACTTTTACATATGATCCTGATACTGGAATATTTACGTGTACGTCTGGCTCCAATAACTGCGACGATTTAGTTGATTGA